In Sphingobacterium zeae, one genomic interval encodes:
- a CDS encoding HNH endonuclease, with protein sequence MRKVNKNFLIRPKSLGAFGAPYRKALGILNRNRSWSNQSTALYSSPSILESLNKIYDGKCAYCELIPQGSPLQVEHFRPKDKLAEDTSHTGYYWLAYEWSNLLLACSNCNSRKGNHFPIRFVPNRVITPTFKNGEICERHNYILNEPLKVESGMLLNPEIDDPQQHLVYSPVGKILDLTDRGGISIEIYDLNRDELYLNGRKKIIDEIYSKLFRVLNRYLKNNRHPEIVIEDIEDIINDMIVQPIVEKSSFTAFFKSLLLRFDLYIIDRFPQHNIKFLLRRAYRNVISE encoded by the coding sequence ATGAGAAAAGTGAATAAGAATTTTTTGATTCGACCAAAGAGTTTGGGTGCATTCGGGGCTCCTTATCGAAAAGCATTAGGAATACTCAATCGTAATCGTAGTTGGTCTAATCAATCAACAGCATTGTATTCGTCGCCTTCTATACTTGAAAGTCTTAATAAAATCTATGATGGAAAATGTGCATACTGTGAGTTGATTCCTCAGGGAAGCCCTCTGCAGGTTGAACATTTCCGTCCAAAGGATAAGTTAGCGGAAGATACTAGTCATACGGGTTATTATTGGTTAGCATATGAATGGTCGAATTTATTGTTAGCTTGTTCGAATTGTAATAGTCGCAAAGGAAATCATTTTCCGATTAGATTTGTACCCAATCGAGTTATTACTCCAACATTCAAAAATGGAGAAATTTGCGAAAGGCATAACTATATCTTGAATGAGCCTCTTAAGGTTGAAAGTGGGATGTTATTAAATCCTGAGATTGATGACCCGCAACAACATTTGGTGTATTCACCTGTTGGTAAAATTTTGGATCTTACCGATCGGGGAGGTATAAGTATTGAAATATATGACCTTAACAGAGATGAGCTTTATTTGAACGGAAGAAAAAAGATCATTGATGAAATTTATTCAAAATTATTTAGAGTTCTTAACCGATATTTGAAGAATAATCGACACCCAGAGATTGTGATAGAAGATATTGAAGATATAATAAATGATATGATTGTACAACCAATTGTTGAAAAAAGCTCTTTTACAGCTTTTTTCAAATCATTGTTATTGCGATTTGATTTATATATAATAGATAGGTTTCCTCAACATAATATAAAATTTCTTTTAAGGAGGGCATATCGGAACGTTATAAGTGAATAG
- a CDS encoding HamA C-terminal domain-containing protein, whose translation MNKRFEDAIDRLLISSRGEINSRVSVVQANVSLLDTSTTCHCYCLKVDANNNLRVNDLVDFIDEKILDYAIPKKEIDDAKEYFKCTGSTSKIMRLRKKAEGLFTNLERTGEGGEILLYILVQEFLKIPQLISKMSLKTSGQLHYQGADGIHVKYDNKTSTLNLYWGESKMYSNMNDAMSQCMKSLKSYLLDPLSANSVQERDLQLITANITQNVNDPELENALVRYFDKDDDMSNQIVYKGLCFIGFDISNYPIPGVIKSTETIIEELQKDIENWHKTLINKIKEHDNLKLKEILVFLLPFPSVAEFRKIYLNTIK comes from the coding sequence ATGAATAAACGTTTTGAAGACGCTATCGACAGGCTTTTAATTTCCTCAAGAGGCGAAATAAATTCGCGTGTAAGCGTAGTTCAAGCCAACGTATCTCTTTTAGATACATCAACGACGTGCCATTGTTATTGCTTAAAAGTTGACGCCAACAATAATCTAAGAGTAAATGATTTAGTAGATTTTATAGATGAAAAGATCCTAGACTACGCAATTCCTAAAAAAGAGATTGATGATGCAAAGGAATATTTTAAATGTACTGGATCAACAAGTAAAATAATGAGACTTCGAAAAAAGGCAGAAGGATTATTTACTAATTTGGAGAGAACTGGTGAGGGTGGAGAAATTCTACTATATATATTGGTTCAAGAATTTTTAAAAATTCCACAATTAATAAGCAAAATGTCACTTAAAACTTCTGGGCAACTTCATTATCAAGGCGCGGATGGTATTCATGTTAAATATGACAATAAAACATCAACGCTAAATTTATATTGGGGAGAGTCTAAAATGTATAGCAACATGAATGATGCTATGAGCCAATGTATGAAAAGTCTAAAATCTTATCTTCTGGATCCCCTTTCAGCAAATTCAGTACAAGAAAGAGATCTACAACTTATAACAGCTAACATAACGCAAAATGTTAATGACCCAGAACTTGAAAATGCTTTAGTGAGGTATTTTGATAAAGATGACGACATGTCAAACCAGATCGTTTACAAGGGATTATGTTTTATTGGTTTTGATATCAGTAATTATCCAATACCAGGAGTAATAAAATCAACCGAAACCATTATAGAAGAACTGCAAAAAGATATCGAAAATTGGCATAAAACGCTAATAAATAAGATAAAAGAGCATGACAATTTAAAATTAAAAGAAATCCTTGTTTTCTTACTTCCATTTCCTTCTGTAGCAGAGTTTAGAAAAATTTATTTAAATACAATAAAGTAA
- a CDS encoding DEAD/DEAH box helicase: MLADKLFNLTSFQRQYDTILILSVSTTINDLTWSTPREELLLQIDWNNVIGIASALSYSDINDHLDAALRISQSAISESTTTPTQKQAAAVILQSLTNRPAIKLAIEREFLSPDFENHLPLPFKLQNIKTEFEHSVNIGNNLVSLNKFQSRVYNGHLENDAISISAPTSAGKSFILCNIIAEELLKGQINVVYIVPTRALIAQVEDDLISLFARFDLQNINLSTVPQYDAINTESNVFIFTQERLHWFMIEHSDLPLHMIIVDEAHKIEDSYRGILLQQKIEEVIIRNPAIKVYFSSPFTENPEILLEDLPSSKVSAPINTQFISVNQNLLFCTQVPMKSNQWELKLSFSNKQFRLGTIQLPDRPTTEMKKMAFISIAFSANEGGNIIYANGAAEAEEIALILFDSLEENQPILSNNKLLIDLVKKTVHNDYRLAKVLERRIAFHYGNMPLIIRQEIEKLFKTGEIKYLICTSTLLEGVNLPAKSIFIRKPNRGRNKPLSHNDFWNLAGRAGRWGKEFSGNIICIEPLNWPNPPTPEKKKQKIVRALDVVEQNIDELIQYIDEGTPRELAESRQDLEFAFGYFYGKFITQRLPEERTITKQLSRLFDGIQKNIDLPNEIILHNPGISPIAQQNLLNYFKSKSNVIEELVPVYPEDANAFDEYTKLVARIGKTISNYQYQLNSPRAILLINWMAGKPLSYIIRATYNSYQKKEKYATKKTIHVVIREVMDNVETFARFRFAKDSSCYIDILRYFLKEIKRDDLVEQIPQLNLWLEFGVSQKTHLSLLSLGLTRNTVVELTKYITDTNMNREESLLWIRKQNIDQLDLSPIIKNDILSKI, translated from the coding sequence ATGTTGGCTGATAAACTATTCAATCTTACAAGCTTCCAAAGACAATACGATACAATTCTAATTCTAAGTGTAAGCACTACAATCAATGACTTGACCTGGTCAACTCCCCGTGAAGAATTATTACTACAAATTGATTGGAATAATGTTATCGGAATTGCCAGTGCGCTTAGTTATTCCGATATCAATGACCATTTAGATGCCGCTTTAAGAATTTCTCAATCTGCGATAAGTGAAAGTACTACCACTCCAACACAAAAGCAAGCAGCAGCAGTTATATTACAAAGTCTAACGAATAGACCAGCTATTAAATTAGCAATAGAAAGAGAATTCCTTTCTCCCGACTTTGAAAATCACTTGCCATTACCATTTAAATTACAAAATATCAAGACTGAATTTGAACATTCAGTAAACATTGGAAACAATCTTGTTTCTTTAAATAAGTTTCAAAGTAGAGTGTACAATGGCCATTTAGAAAATGATGCAATTAGTATATCTGCGCCAACATCAGCCGGTAAATCATTTATCCTTTGTAATATAATTGCAGAAGAATTACTAAAGGGGCAAATAAACGTAGTATACATTGTTCCTACAAGGGCGCTGATCGCGCAGGTGGAAGACGATTTGATATCATTGTTTGCAAGATTTGATCTTCAGAATATAAACTTATCTACTGTTCCACAGTATGATGCTATAAATACTGAATCGAACGTATTTATATTCACACAAGAACGTCTACACTGGTTCATGATAGAACATTCAGATCTACCACTTCATATGATAATAGTTGACGAAGCGCATAAAATTGAAGATTCTTACAGAGGAATTCTTTTACAACAAAAAATTGAAGAGGTAATAATCAGAAATCCAGCTATAAAAGTTTATTTTTCAAGTCCCTTTACAGAAAACCCTGAAATTCTTTTAGAAGACCTTCCCTCTTCAAAAGTATCTGCACCAATTAATACGCAGTTTATATCTGTGAATCAAAATCTTCTTTTTTGTACCCAGGTACCCATGAAGTCTAACCAATGGGAATTAAAGCTTTCATTTTCTAATAAACAGTTCCGTCTTGGCACAATCCAATTACCTGATCGGCCGACAACAGAAATGAAAAAAATGGCTTTTATTTCGATCGCCTTCTCTGCTAATGAAGGGGGAAATATTATATATGCTAACGGAGCTGCTGAAGCGGAAGAAATTGCCCTGATTCTATTTGATAGTTTAGAAGAAAACCAACCAATACTATCTAATAACAAACTTTTAATTGATCTAGTCAAAAAAACTGTCCATAATGATTATAGATTAGCAAAGGTCTTGGAACGTCGAATTGCATTTCATTATGGAAACATGCCATTAATAATCAGACAAGAAATTGAGAAACTTTTTAAAACAGGGGAAATTAAATATTTAATATGTACGTCAACACTTTTAGAAGGTGTAAACTTACCTGCAAAGTCTATATTTATCAGAAAACCAAATCGAGGGAGAAATAAACCGCTTTCCCATAATGATTTTTGGAATTTAGCAGGTCGCGCGGGACGTTGGGGAAAGGAATTCAGCGGTAATATCATTTGCATAGAACCTCTTAATTGGCCAAATCCGCCAACACCTGAAAAAAAGAAACAAAAAATTGTTCGTGCATTGGATGTTGTCGAACAGAATATAGATGAATTAATTCAATACATAGATGAAGGGACACCTCGGGAACTAGCAGAATCAAGACAAGATCTTGAATTTGCATTTGGTTATTTTTATGGCAAGTTCATTACGCAACGTTTACCCGAGGAACGAACAATAACTAAGCAGCTCTCGAGACTTTTTGATGGCATTCAAAAAAATATTGACTTACCGAATGAAATTATTTTACACAATCCGGGCATCTCCCCCATTGCGCAGCAAAATCTACTAAATTACTTTAAATCGAAATCAAACGTAATTGAAGAACTTGTTCCTGTATATCCAGAGGATGCTAATGCATTTGACGAATACACAAAATTAGTGGCGAGAATTGGAAAAACCATATCTAATTATCAATATCAATTAAACAGTCCCCGTGCTATTTTACTCATTAACTGGATGGCAGGCAAACCTTTGTCATATATAATAAGAGCAACGTACAATTCTTATCAAAAAAAGGAAAAATATGCAACAAAAAAAACAATACATGTAGTTATTCGGGAGGTAATGGATAACGTAGAAACTTTTGCCAGGTTCCGATTTGCCAAGGATTCTAGCTGTTATATAGATATATTGAGATATTTTTTAAAAGAAATAAAAAGAGATGATCTAGTAGAACAAATTCCTCAATTGAACCTATGGTTAGAGTTCGGCGTTTCGCAGAAAACCCATCTATCTCTCCTATCCTTGGGCCTAACCAGAAATACAGTAGTTGAACTTACAAAATATATTACAGATACAAATATGAACAGGGAAGAATCCCTACTCTGGATCAGAAAACAGAATATAGATCAATTAGATCTGTCTCCAATAATTAAAAATGATATTTTAAGTAAGATTTAA